A window of the Helianthus annuus cultivar XRQ/B chromosome 4, HanXRQr2.0-SUNRISE, whole genome shotgun sequence genome harbors these coding sequences:
- the LOC110933848 gene encoding uncharacterized protein LOC110933848 — protein sequence MRAQHLVDTIGCEGSVSSSGLLKAITGVVNLWLEGLCPKVLAEFVASAPLTPLLKPDNGIRPIAVGGIWRRLVSKVAMKKVGKDMAQYLGDFQFGVGTPNGAEAVLHSANRFLNSFHEDGSMALLTVDFTNAFNMVDRSAFLQQVHQRCPSIYRWVQFLYAQPARLYVGSECFRATTGVQQGDPLGPLLFALALHPLILRVQEHCNLPFHAWYLDDGTIIGNAMEVAKALEIINTEGPSLGLHLNIKKTEVYWPSCDGLKVQDSLFPRGIGRPERGVKLLGGGGGAVSRDSVFIEELAGRRALTAVDLMKLFPCLQDPQCELLLLRSCMGVAKLLFGLRTCQPHLMANAVSCFDDGLREAIEDIVVCGGSYFGDLQWRLASLPMRLGGLGLLSAQDVGVYAFVASRAQSCVLQDHILRNSGVVKLDVDYKQALEYLRVSLPDFDIGGFYNMDTAPPKPQKTLANALFDKIARSLGEVFDLSPRQKAVIECLKGPHAQDFLTVIPIEGLGQCMSAVEYRAILKYRLMIPMYLEDEICPICRKGCMDKYGEHAIHCKELPGFKYRHDWVRDVLGDILRRAGISAKKEAPVNFLTDPMEGRSTLRPADLLVFGWAGGKHACVDLTGVSPLAGLRESGFVAGQAIRKAESKKVDKHAKACADNQHAFVPFAFDTFGSLAPEAILESLLSVSQPPNHHICVLNLRVGDPGIPFSEKNA from the exons ATGCGGGCCCAACACTTGGTGGACACTATTGGTTGTGAGGGTTCGGTAAGTTCCTCGGGTTTGCTCAAAGCTATTACGGGAGTTGTCAACCTGTGGCTTGAGGGGTTGTGCCCTAAGGTGTTGGCCGAGTTTGTGGCCTCAGCCCCCCTCACCCCCTTATTGAAACCTGATAATGGTATTAGGCCTATCGCCGTGGGGGGCATCTGGCGTAGGTTGGTCTCTAAGGTGGCTATGAAGAAGGTTGGGAAGGACATGGCCCAGTATTTGGGGGATTTTCAATTCGGGGTTGGCACACCAAATGGGGCGGAGGCGGTGCTTCATAGTGCGAACAGGTTCCTGAACTCTTTTCATGAAGATGGGTCCATGGCCTTGCTTACGGTAGACTTCACCAATGCTTTCAACATGGTTGACCGCTCAGCGTTCCTCCAACAGGTCCACCAACGTTGTCCATCTATCTATCGGTGGGTCCAGTTCCTGTACGCCCAACCCGCTAGGTTGTATGTTGGCAGCGAGTGTTTTAGGGCCACCACTGGAGTGCAACAAGGGGATCCCTTGGGGCCCCTTCTCTTTGCCCTAGCTTTACACCCCCTTATTCTCCGTGTCCAGGAGCACTGTAACCTCCCCTTTCATGCTTGGTATTTGGATGATGGCACGATTATAGGTAATGCAATGGAAGTTGCTAAAGCATTGGAAATCATCAACACGGAGGGACCATCCCTAGGGCTCCATCTCAATATTAAGAAAACGGAAGTGTACTGGCCATCTTGTGACGGTCTCAAGGTTCAGGACAGTCTTTTCCCGAGAGGGATAGGTAGACCTGAGAGGGGGGTTAAACtccttggggggggggggggggcggttaGCCGAGATTCTGTTTTTATCGAGGAATTAGCAGGGCGGCGGGCTTTGACAGCGGTTGACCTTATGAAACTCTTTCCCTGCCTCCAGGACCCCCAGTGCGAGCTTCTTCTTTTAAGGTCATGCATGGGGGTAGCTAAGTTACTGTTTGGGCTGCGGACCTGCCAACCCCACTTGATGGCAAATGCGGTATCCTGTTTTGATGATGGTCTTCGAGAGGCTATCGAAGACATTGTTGTTTGCGGGGGGTCCTACTTCGGTGACCTTCAGTGGCGTTTGGCATCTTTGCCGATGCGTCTGGGTGGTTTGGGCCTCCTCTCAGCTCAGGATGTTGGAGTTTATGCTTTTGTGGCATCTAGAGCTCAGTCGTGTGTATTGCAAGATCATATCCTTCGGAACAGTGGGGTTGTTAAACTTGACGTAGACTACAAACAGGCTCTTGAGTACTTAAGGGTCTCTCTTCCAGACTTTGATATTGGCGGTTTCTATAATATGGACACCGCCCCCCCAAAGCCACaaaaaactttggcgaatgcccTATTTGACAAAATCGCTCGGAGTCTGGGAGAAGTGTTTGATTTGTCTCCCCGCCAGAAGGCGGTGATTGAGTGCTTGAAAGGCCCCCATGCGCAAGACTTTTTAACTGTTATCCCGATCGAGGGGCTGGGGCAATGCATGTCGGCGGTTGAGTATAGGGCTATCCTCAAATACCGGCTGATGATCCCTATGTATTTAGAAGACGAAATCTGCCCAATTTGCCGTAAAGGCTGCAtggataaatacggggagcatgcTATTCATTGTAAGGAGCTCCCTGGTTTCAAATATCGGCACGACTGGGTGAGGGATGTTTTGGGGGACATATTGAGGAGAGCGGGGATTTCTGCCAAGAAGGAGGCCCCTGTGAATTTCCTTACAGATCCCATGGAAGGAAGATCTACATTGAGACCAGcggatctgctcgtctttggctgggcgggagggaaacatgcttgtgtggatCTCACAGGAGTCTCCCCCTTAGCTGGTTTAAGGGAAAGCGGGTTTGTAGCAGGACAAGCTATAAGGAAAGCGGAATCTAAAAAGGTGGATAAACATGCTAAAGCATGTGCTGATAATCAACATGCTTTTGTCCCCTTCGCCTTCGACACATTTGGCTCCCTAGCTCCAGAAGCCATCC tggaatcgttactttcggtatCCCAACCACCTAATCATCATATATGTGTTTTGAATCTAAGGGTTGGAGACCCAGGTATTCCATTCAGTGAAAAAAACGCCTAG